Part of the Aythya fuligula isolate bAytFul2 chromosome 11, bAytFul2.pri, whole genome shotgun sequence genome, gctgcagcaccggGTTTCGCACCAGGCAGGAGTaggtgctgctgggctccacCAGCACCTGGAGGACGCTGTGCACGTCAAAGAGACCTTCCTCGTTGGCCACCTGGGACGTGGTGATGTTCTCCGTGATGTTGGTGCCCTGGCTGTCCTGCCAGAGGACGCTGGCCTCGGGGTAGCCGCGGGATGCGTGGCAGGTCACAGCCGCCAGGTCCCCCGGCTTCAAGTCTTTGTTGGGCTCCAGGTTCAAATTGGGCTTGGAGTAGGGAGctgaaagggagaggaaagccAGCAGGAGGTGACGGAGGTGACAAAAGGACCGGGAGCAACCCACCACCTTCCAGCAGATGACACCAACCAGCTGAACCCTCCCCAGCTCAGATTCATTCCAGGCCACGCTGCCTTAGGTGGCACCTGAGCCGAGAACCTCCCCACCACAGCAAGGAAGGGATCAGCCTCCCTGTGAGGAATATTTTGGGGAAGAAGCAGCCTGCTGGAGGGCTGAATTCATGTGGAGACCACACGGGTGGAGAAAGAGGCTGCGTGGAGGATGAAAGCGTGATGGAGAACCCTTCTCATGGGGGGAGGCACCCCGGGACACCTCTCCACCTCTCACCTGCCACCTGCAGCGTCACGGCGGCGCTGCTGTAGTCACGGACACGGACGAAGCAGGTGAAGCTGCCCTCATCTGCGATCTCCACGCGCCGGAGGAGCAGCGAGACGTTGCCCTGGGCCAGCTGGTCATAGAAGAGGGCCGTGCGGTTGGCGTAGCCCCCGCCCTGGTCAGCCAGCTGGTCCCGGCCGCCGGAGAAGCTGTGCACCAAGCGCTTGGTGTCCGTCAGCTGCCAGATGAGGCTGAGGTCGTCCAGGCTGAAATTGGCCTCGGGGGAGAAGGAGCAGCGCAAGGTGGCGTCTCGGCCAAAAAGGGCCACCACGGGCTCCTCCGGGACCTGGATCTCCATGGCACCTGCAGGAGAGAAGCATCTCCTTAATTATCCAGCTGGCTAATTAATGACTAAGAGAATcgaggggctgggaagggaggaaaacatctccagcccttccccagcaaagtggagctggggacagcagcagcctcccagggGTGAGCCCAAACCCGGGGCACTGCTGCcctcagctgccagcaggcagcaagtGCCACCCGTCACGGGGACAGCACTGCCAGGAGCACCCGTGGGTGCCCAAACCTGCTCGGGGCTGCTTCTGTTTTGGTAGGGTCTACAAGAAGCCACCCCAACGGCGGGCTGCGGAGAGGATGGAGGCAATGAAGCGGCGCTAGATGGCACCAGTGCCATGCCCAGGTGGGACgtgcccaggtccctctgccagccccaggtgGCACTGGGTGGCACTTGCTGAGCTGGCAGTGGCGCAGGCGTGGATCCGTCCCCCAGACCCTCACCACCCACTCGCCCCCTGTCCCCTAGGGAATGATGGCAGTGGGTGGGGATGTCCCAGCAGGGCCACGTTCCCCAGTGTTttatggggaaggaaagggggaaaaatcctGCCTGGCACCAAGGGAGGTGCATCGGCAGCGAGGTTTGACACCCTGACCCCAATAAATCCCTGCAGGAGAAGAGCTCAGGAGGGAGCCGGGCTGGCTGAGCCCTGCCAGGGGAcacggacggacagacagacggacagacacGAGCACAGCGCCCGGGCAGCCAGCCTGGCTCTTGGCAGGCCCCACGGCGTCACAGCTCCCTCCGGCTATTAATAAAGGCCTGTGGGTGGTTTTTAGGAACATCACCCGGCCTGGCCGCTGCCTGGCGAGCATCCCAAAAGGATTCATCCCCACTGcccccctgtgctgtggggccgcagggggctgctgcagcaatgCCAGGGGCTTGGGTCGGGCCTTGGTGTGCTGGCAAAGGGCTCAGGGAGCCAGGCCAGGACCACTCATCCCTCTCCAGGAGCCAGCGGGTGCTGGTGGTGTGCCCGGAGGAGGTCAGGGAGCCACTGAGCGCGGGGCCGGATCCAGCCCCGTGACATCCCTCAGGACGTGACCCCGCTGCGCCTTCACCATTTGGCTGCAGCACGCGGGACGTGGAGCCCCTCAACACCGGGACGCTCCTCCCGCGGCGGTGGGCGAGGGTTTGCCCCTCTTTGTGCCCAGGAGGAGCACCCCAGAGGGGTCCCCACTCACCCCAAAGGAGTCCCTGCTCCCCCAAAGGGGTCCCCGCTCACCCCAAGGGGGTCCCCGCTCACCCCAAGGGTGTCCCCACTCACCCCAAGGGTGTCTCTGCTCATCCTAAAGGGGTTCCCGCTCACCCCAAGGGGGTCCCTGCTCCCCCAGAGGGGTCCCCACTCACCCCAAGGGTGTCCCCACTCACCCCAAAGGGGTCCCTGCTCCCCCCGAGGGGTCCCCCCTCACCTGCCAGGCTGAGCGCCAGGGCGAGCAGCGGGCAGAGCATCGCTGGGGCGTCTCCTCAGCACCCTGGAAGACGgggggggagggcggggggaaggaaaaaaaaaaaaaagaataataatcaaaaaaatatcaattcaaacaattaagaaaagatcaaagaaaatcaaaaaagacACCCAAAGGGTGTCGGGAACCTCGccgctccccccccgccccgtcgCTCCCTCCCCAAGCCGCTCCCCCGCGGCTCAGCCCCAAACCGGGGGGGCCCCGAGGGGGAGCCCCCAGGGAGGGGAAGGCGGCGGAGCCCCCCCCACGCCCCTCGGGGCCCCCCCCTGCCGGTCCCATTCATTCCCCCCCCGCCCGCACAAAGCCCGGGGAGGCCCCGGGGCTGCGCCCGAGGCCGGGGCCGCGCCCGGAGCCCCCGGGGCCGTACCCGGAGCCCCGCGGCCGCgccccccccggcgcccccccggcgccccccgtCCCCGCCCGGCCCGCACCTACCGCGCCCCGGCCCCGTTCGGCCGCGCTCGGCTCCCTCCGGCTCCCTTCGGCTCCTTTCGGATCCCGTCGGATCCCTTCGGATCCGCTCGGGCCCTGGTTGGCTGCGGCCGCTTCCTGCCCGGGGTCCGGCGGGGgaggaggggccggggggggggaatgggggaatggggggcGTGGGGCTGGGAAATGGGGGGTGTGGGGCCGGGGGGTGGGGTGCGGGGAGTCCTAGAGTTGGGGTGTGTGGAGATAGGGAATTGAGGTGCCTGGGAATGGGGTGTTGGGGTGTATGGGGCCAGGGATTGGGGTGCATGGGGCTAGGGATTGGGGTGCAGGGAGCCCCAGGTATGGGGTGTATGGAGATAGGGAATTGGGGTGCATGGGGCCAGGGATTGGGAAATAGGGGGATGGGGGATTGGGGTGTAGGGAGCTTCAGGTGTGGGGTGGATGGAGATAAGGGATTGGGGTGCATGGGGCTTGGGGATTGGGCTGTACAGGGCTGGGGGATTGGGGTGCAAGGTGGCCTAGGTGTGGGGTGTATGGAGGTAGGGAATTGGGGTGCACGGAGCTTGGGGTGCACAGAGCTGGGGGTTGGGGTATACAGAGCTGGGGGAATAGGGGTGCAGAGGCACTGGCAGCCCCACACCATCCTCGGTGGAAGACGCTGCTGGAGAGGGAGGGACCCCCAAATATTTGGGAGCCACAGTGCAGGGGTGCCCACGAAAGCAAGACCTCAGACACACGATACCTGGGCAGCTCTCACCGTGTCCCCAAGGCTCCTGCATCGTCCCCATGACTCGGTGGCCCCAGTGCCCACGTGGGAGGCTTCGGGCTCACTGcgggggagaaaaggaagctccTCGCCCTTTTGATTACAGAGCAAAGCTGGACCAACCAAACCTGGAGAGCTCAAAGctacaaagcaaataaaaataccctGAGATGTGCTATATTTAAAAccacttgattttattttattttttccctgtgagcAAGGAAGGATGTTGTGGTGATGGAGCTGGCAAAGCCTTGACCCAAGCTCCGTGGGTGAGAGCAACAAGAACAATCGAGGATGAAGCAAATTCACTTCAAAAGCAGCTACGCTTCAAAACTGGGAGCTGGATttgcagctgtgcctgcagatCGGGAGGGTGCCTCTTTCCGTGCCCAGCCTGGTGGGGGTGGTGGCTGTGCACAGCTCCTGGAGACCAGACGCAAGAGCCCCATCAACCCAGAGGCATTTTTGGGGGATGCTACCAAAAAGGATGCAGCCCTCCGTCTCCAATTGGAGCCCAGCTGGGCTTGCAAGGGCCTTCTGCAGGAGAGGAGTCCCTACCCAGCTCCAGAAATGCAAGTGGAGCCCGAGGGGTTCAGCAAAAAGACCCCGAAAAGATGCAAACTGCCAGTGCAGGGCTCAGACATCACAGTGTCTGAGCGCCAGCAGATTCCgtactgttaaaataaataaaatctaaaacgCCCTTTGAAACAAAGGCAGATTTTTCCACATCAACGCTAGCTTAGAAATTAAAATCGATGCTGCTTGCAAGCCTGTTCATAATTAACAAGGAACAAGGCTTCCAGGGAGGAATTTAAATAGTGGATGCTCTGTCCCAAATGAGTATTTTTGGCTAATTTTCCTTCCTCGCACCCTGAAGTACCCGAGGTATGTGCATGAGAAATGTGCATAATAACAAAGCTgatgacaacagaaaaatgaataattaaataataaacaaacaaacacgggaaggcaaagaaaaggcGGCGATTTGCAAGTTTAATTTTACGCTCAGCCAGGATCTGCTCGAGGAGACGCACTAAGGCGCTGGGGCACATGCATATTCATAACGCCTGCCAATGATTCGGAGCAAaaagaggagcagagagggCTTGGGGCTGCTCGGAGCCTCAGCAGAGCGAGGAGCTGGTCCCGGGAGAAGCCCAGTGCTGGTCCTGCCCTGCTGTTCCTGGGGCTTTttgctgaggctgcagctgggacGGCCTCAGCCCTGCTCGCTTGGAGGAACGGAGCCGAAACGCTTCGGATGTGGccatgctggggctggggacagtgAGTCACTCACCGCCGCCTGAGCGCAGATGTTTCGGGTCCGTGCACGTGGTGGGAGGCTGCTCTGGAGGGAGCTCAGCGATTTCTGCAGCACACGGCAGTCGTTCAGAAGCAGAGAGCCCGGCGATGGACTCCAGATGCACAAACTCCCCCCCGGGGGACGCCAGCAGCGTGaggaaggaatattttcttATCAGAGGAAAGTCACgaggcttttcttttccccagcaaCACCTCTGCAGGATTGCTTTCAGCACGGCTTTCATcaattcatcttttaaaaatagtatttttgtcATCTCTAGAGCCATTCCTTACGGTGTTTTCTTTGGCTCACTCTGGAGCCCACGAGCTGAGTTTGTgcacaagcaagcaagcagaaaaaggagcGGGGtagcagcaaagcagagcttttGGTGTCCCACGCGGTGACAGCGGGGCCCAGCCGTGCAGAACTTCAGCAGATGCCGTGCTGGTGAGGAGCAAGCCAtacaaagcagatttttccaGGCTATTTGGTATTTGCTGTGCTCGCACACAAGCTGTGCTGGTCACAGTCTGCGTGCTCTAGCACCACGTTCACCCCAAAGCCTCTCAGAGCAGCCACATGCAAGTTCTCAGTCGCTGGCACTTCTATTTACCACATCAAAGGCGGGTGAAGTTGGACAAAATCAGGCTTTCCACCCACAAAGCAGCAATAACCCCAATAAACCTTCAGGTTGCCTTGACACAGACCTTTGGGAGCCTCAGGACACATCCTGCCCTACTGCTCCTGGCCCTTGGACACCCAGCAGGAcgctggcagcacccagggtGGCCCCCAGCTGCTGTCCCAGCTCCGAAGGCGGACAGAGATGGTGGAAAAGGGATGgtcagaagggaaaggagaccTGGGAGGGAACAGCCCCCACGCTGGTGCTCGCAGAGCAGCTGATTTCAGGAAGCAGAGCGCTGGTGGGCCCCGTTTCCAGCTCAGCCACAGAATTTTGGAGCCCACCCCGCGCCGCACAGAAGAACTTTCCCAAGAAAAGCCCTTCCCAAAGCAGCTCCTCCGTCAtctcagcatcctcctcctcctcctcctcttcctccgaGCCAGCTGCCAGCACGCAAGGCAGCGTGGCAGCCGCACAAGTCACCGCAGAGCTTGGCTGGGGTGGCCGCCTTCGGCTTCCACCCCGCAGCTGCCCGAGCGTGTGGCGCACGAGGAGCCGCGTTCACGCCGCCTCGCAGcgctccccgcagccctcccCGCAGCCATCTGCTTGCAGCGGGGCCCCTCGGCAGGTGGCTGGTGGGACGGGGGATTTTGCAGCACGGGAGGTGCCGGCTCGCTCCATATATCCCTGCCGCCTGCTCGGGAGTGGTCCcgcaaataaaaaataaaaaatcaggagATTCCCACTCATGAAGCCGTCACATGCGATGATGGGTTCAAAATTCAGCCCCTCGTTCCCCCACGCTTTCGCCTGAGGGTCTCTGGGGTTTCAAGGGGAGGTTTGCAGCATGGACTCCCCTGTCCTGTAGCAGGACCCACCTGGGGACACGGCCACAAGCCCTGCCCGACCCAGCCCACCCACCCAAAACCCAGTGAAGGTGCCAGGGGTCACACTCACAGATAGGTTTCACCCTATATTTGCTTCCCTACAAATTAagcccttttcctcttcccacttTGATGGAGTCATGGCTGGAGGCAGCCAAGAGCCACAAGACCGGAGCTGAGGTCCCACCTGTGCTGAGCAGAACACAACCACCTCCTCCCATCCCTATAGGGTCCCCTCTAACTCATCCTTTGCTCTTCTGTAGGGGTTGCCCtgctcagtttttctttcatttcccaaaaaaaaagttctgctttctgaaagcacGTGGGAAGGAGACTTCAGACTTTCCACTGAAACtagcttttttctcctcccgTGCTTCCCTAAGACTGTAATTCAAACAACTTTAATTGtaggttattttctttctgaattgcCCCTGTGGATCATTTATCCTCGTTTAGTGTAGCCATGGAGAGTACAATCTTATCTTTCAGCTCCAGCAATGCCGACAATTTCCTATCTTCTGACACCTTCTGCTCTTCACTGTGTTGGGGCTTTGTTATATAGTTGATTAAAGCAAAATTGCTTTCTTGCTGCAATTTTACTGCAATCTAACCCAGAAATGCCCAAAGAATCACAGCCATCTTTCACGACGCTCATCTGCTAGCTGCTATAAAAGTCCTCCCTGCGCagtctggagcacctctaccTCTGTGCAGCCCATAATGTTTGCCATCAATTAAATCTCCCCCCCCTCGACACTCCCCCAAGCTTTTCTAGGTGAGATACAGAAGATACTCAGCTGAGCCTGTGGCCGCTCACCGCCATCCCCTATTGTTCGTTTTCTCCTATCGATAGAGAAATCCTTCTGCAGAAATTACTTTTCGCATTTGCATCCGGAAGCTTGTCCCCGCCCTCTCTGCACCTTTCTGGAAGGTTTTCAGCCCATTTTGCCTAGTCCTTCTTGGTGCTCCTTGATGGAGAGGAAGGTGGGGTcccaggtgaggctgactggGGTCCTTAAAGCCCAGTAGTGTCCTGATGGCTGCCCCCCTTCCTTCTCGTGGctggtatttattttgtgtCATCTCAGGTGTCCTTGTAGCACCCTAGTGCATCCTGAAGGGTCTGGAGCTGCTTGGGAGCTCCTTCCATGGATGGCATCTGGAGGGAtgtcccctgtccccaagcCACGTCCCCATGTAGGAGATGCAACAAATGGCATGGGTGTGTGCAGCACCCAGCGTGATGAACCCCTGTTCCGCTTCGTCCCTCCATCAGCCTCCAAATGACCCAAATTTCATTGTCTGATTTGAGTTTCATTGCCTTCATTTTAGTTATAGACTTGTGCAGGGGTCGCCCCACTGAATCTGAGCTTGGTTGCCCTCGCCATGCCTGATCCTGCCCCACAGACAGATTTCTTGCCTTGATCTCCTCACTGTGAGCACCCCTGATGGTCTGGACTCTTGGCTGCCTTCAGCTCCCCTTGTTCAGGTCCCTTGGAGCTTGTTTCCATCCTGCCAGCCACTGCGTGCCCTCGCTTCCCCTTCCCTGGAGGAGCAGTGCACTTTTTGCTCCCTGGCAGAGCAAGCCTGCTTCCTATGGACATCCCAGGCATTCAGGGCCACAAGACAAGCTCGCTCCCTAGGCtaacaaaatgcaaagagaatAGCCTGAATGTGCCCCAGGCCAGCAAAAACGGGACACAGCAGTCCCTGCGTGCAATCAAGAGGGCccatttccctccttttttcccc contains:
- the CD276 gene encoding CD276 antigen; the encoded protein is MLCPLLALALSLAGAMEIQVPEEPVVALFGRDATLRCSFSPEANFSLDDLSLIWQLTDTKRLVHSFSGGRDQLADQGGGYANRTALFYDQLAQGNVSLLLRRVEIADEGSFTCFVRVRDYSSAAVTLQVAAPYSKPNLNLEPNKDLKPGDLAAVTCHASRGYPEASVLWQDSQGTNITENITTSQVANEEGLFDVHSVLQVLVEPSSTYSCLVRNPVLQQETHASVTITGQHLAFPAVALWVTVGLAICVVVLLIVLAYICQKKIRESCEEEENAGTEEQDEDGEEPKTALQPLKSTEDKADNEQEID